The Devosia sp. 1566 sequence GCTGGGCTTGATCTGGGAGAACTCGAGCCAGGCGGCGTTCAAGCTCTGCCACATGTCGCTGGTGATGGCGGTGCGGACGGAGCGGGCGTTGGTGCGGGCCGCTTGCAAACATGAATGAACGGATGACGGGTTGTCCGGGTCGAACATCATGAAGTGCGCGACGCTGTCGACATCGGCCTGATCGTGCTTGGCGGCGAAGGCTTCGTCGACTTCGGCGGCCTGCATCATCGAGACCAGATGCTCGCTGGCGCCACCTTCGCGCCGCGAGGTAAGGCTCATGCGATAGCCAACTTCCAGCAGGCGGGCGATGTTCTCGGCCCGCTCCACATAGCGACTCATCCAGAAGAGGTTTTGCGCTGTGCGCCCCAGCATGGTCATGGCATCAGTCCTCCAGCACCCAGGTGTCCTTGGTGCCGCCACCCTGGCTCGAATTGACGACGAGCGATCCCTCCTTGAGCGCCACGCGAGTCAAGCCGCCCGGTGTGATCCGCACCTTGTCACCCACCAGAACATAGGGCCGCAAATCCACATGGCGCGGCGCCACGCCATTGTTGACGTAAGTGGGGCAGGTGGAGAGGGCGAGCGTGGGTTGGACGATGTAATTGTCCGGTCTAGCCAGGATCTTGGCCTTGAACTCCTCCTGTTGTGCCTTGGTAGAGGTCGGGCCAACCAGCATGCCGTAGCCGCCCGAGCCATGCACTTCCTTGACCACGAGTTCGCCTATATTGGCCAGCACCCATTCCCGCTGCTCGCGATCGGTACAGTTGTAGGTCGGGACATTGTTCAGCAGGGACTTTTCGCCCAGATAGAACTCAATGATGTCAGGTACATAGGTGTAGACGGCTTTGTCGTCGGCGATGCCGGTGCCGGGCGCGTTGACCAGCGTTACGTTACCCGCGCGATAGGCGTTGAAGAGGCCGGGAACACCCAGCATCGAGTCCGGACGGAAGGTTAGCGGGTCTACGTAATCATCGTCGATGCGCCGATAAATCACGTCTACCCGCGTCGGGCCCGTCGTGGTGCGCATATAGACCCTGCCGCCATCGACAAACAGGTCCGGCCCCTCGCACAGTTGGGCGCCCATCTGGTCCGCCAGGAACGAGTGCTCGAAATAGGCCGAGTTATAGATGCCCGGCGTGAGCACTACGATATTGGGCGAACTGCCGGCCCCTGCAGGCGCCACGCTTTCGAGCGTGCGGCGCAGGTTTTCGGGATAGGTTTCCACCGGCGCGACCTTGTAGCGATGGAAGAGGTCCGGAGCCAGTTGCATCATGGCCTCGCGGTCCTCGAGCATATAGCTCACCCCGGAAGGCGTCCGTAGATTGTCCTCGAGCACATAGAAATCATTGGGACCGACCCGCACGATATCGACGCCGATAATGTGGGCGTAAA is a genomic window containing:
- a CDS encoding circularly permuted type 2 ATP-grasp protein, whose translation is MADTAPFDEMNNADGSIREPYRVLAEWLAEQPERALPLMQSDAEAIFRKLGITFAVYGSSEGTEKLIPFDVIPRIISAAEWRRLSKGIEQRVRALNAFLYDIYHRQEIIKAGRVPEHLILQNAAFCPEMMGLEPAQGVYAHIIGVDIVRVGPNDFYVLEDNLRTPSGVSYMLEDREAMMQLAPDLFHRYKVAPVETYPENLRRTLESVAPAGAGSSPNIVVLTPGIYNSAYFEHSFLADQMGAQLCEGPDLFVDGGRVYMRTTTGPTRVDVIYRRIDDDYVDPLTFRPDSMLGVPGLFNAYRAGNVTLVNAPGTGIADDKAVYTYVPDIIEFYLGEKSLLNNVPTYNCTDREQREWVLANIGELVVKEVHGSGGYGMLVGPTSTKAQQEEFKAKILARPDNYIVQPTLALSTCPTYVNNGVAPRHVDLRPYVLVGDKVRITPGGLTRVALKEGSLVVNSSQGGGTKDTWVLED